The following proteins are encoded in a genomic region of Triticum dicoccoides isolate Atlit2015 ecotype Zavitan chromosome 1B, WEW_v2.0, whole genome shotgun sequence:
- the LOC119349540 gene encoding monothiol glutaredoxin-S9-like, with translation MYQAIPYSAGRLPAWPRRSEQAEADGAAGQEGGLADAAARGDGGEAVRRAVAESPVLVVGRRGCCLSHVVKRLLQGLGVNPAVHEVADEAELAAAVTGDEAVVALPAVFVGGRLLGGLDRLMAVHISGELVPILKDAGALWL, from the coding sequence ATGTACCAGGCGATCCCCTACAGCGCGGGCCGGCTGCCGGCGTGGCCGCGGCGGTCCGAGCAGGCCGAGGCCGACggcgcggccggccaggagggcggGCTCGCCGACGCGGCGGCGAGGGGCGACGGCGGGGAGGCGGTGAGGCGGGCGGTGGCGGAGAGCCCGGTGCTGGTGGTGGGGAGGCGCGGGTGCTGCCTCAGCCACGTGGTGAAGCGGCTGCTGCAGGGGCTCGGGGTGAACCCCGCCGTGCACGAGGTCGCCGACGAGGCCGAGCTCGCCGCGGCGGTGACCGGGGACGAGGCCGTCGTCGCGCTGCCGGCGGTGTTCGTCGGCGGGAGGCTCCTCGGCGGGCTCGACCGGCTCATGGCCGTGCACATCTCCGGCGAGCTCGTGCCCATACTCAAGGACGCCGGCGCGCTCTGGCTCTGA
- the LOC119349541 gene encoding uncharacterized protein LOC119349541: MDPKAAARSKRSHTVHGRRTHQTPAAAAAHKQKRAAAAGGGGGGGGGSSSAAPRSRNLPSNWDRYEDEPEADDAAEWAGEVAPRSKGADFAFLLEQARAQPLEERGLGAAGRLASQDSAFDFMQASTSMLEAKAEGIMSWFEDDNFVLEDDLAPDFEVPFLSMDLHALATKLSKIKLSQRLFMEENLLPEDMAVASEDEDDEILIQLGTTLESDAKGSLVQHNFRDIKPGKDAVSPDHASNIHSDDPMKTHHQSECFAEEEATTSFKVIPRPVHSDTEAYTGITGTVPNAGHGEQSKLGMVAPEEELDMLLNSLDGTHLSSSSLDESFGNSSTLEGMKIKESNEKVTSSSTTSKSPALSPVDDDLDALLSETSLSVQNDGSAASSLSSRPTFDSKSNIDDFRYAKQIDVTSIDDSVDDLLADTPFCLSDQKQATPAQGEQNISNANAPPPSGSSNVSADFDSWFDSL, from the exons ATGGATCCCAAGGCGGCGGCGAGGTCGAAGCGCTCGCACACGGTGCACGGCCGCCGGACCCACCAGACCCCCGCGGCGGCCGCGGCGCACAAGCAgaagcgcgccgccgccgccggcggcggaggcggcggcggcggcggctcctcctccgccgcccctcgCAGCCGCAACCTCCCCTCCAACTGGGACCGCTACGAGGACGAACCCGAGGCCGACGACGCCGCGGAATGGGCCGGCGAGGTGGCGCCGCGGAGCAAGGGCGCCGACTTCGCCTTCCTGCTCGAGCAGGCCCGGGCCCAGCCCCTCGAGGAGCGGGGCCTCGGCGCGGCCGGCCGCCTCGCCTCCCAGGACTCGGCATTTG ATTTTATGCAGGCTTCTACATCTATGCTTGAGGCTAAAGCGGAAGGGATCATGTCCTGGTTTGAAGACGATAATTTCGTATTAGAGGATGATTTAGCACCAGATTTTGAG GTGCCTTTTCTCTCCATGGATCTCCATGCATTGGCCACCAAACTCTCAAAGATTAAGCTCTCCCAGAGACTTTTTATGGAAGAAAATCTACTACCCGAGGATATG GCTGTTGCTTCTGAAGACGAAGATGATGAAATACTGATTCAATTGGGCACAACATTGGAGTCTGATGCTAAAGGCAGTTTGGTTCAACATAACTTCAGGGACATAAAGCCTGGGAAAGATGCTGTTAGTCCTGACCATGCTAGCAACATTCATTCTGATGACCCAATGAAAACACATCATCAGTCGGAATGTTTTGCAGAAGAAGAAGCTACAACATCATTCAAAGTTATTCCTCGACCTGTGCATTCAGACACTGAAGCCTACACAGGAATCACAGGCACTGTTCCAAATGCAGGCCACGGAGAACAGTCGAAGCTTGGGATGGTGGCTCCAGAGGAAGAGCTCGATATGCTTCTTAATTCACTCGATGGAACTCACCTTTCCAGCTCCAGCTTAGACGAGTCGTTTGGAAATAGTTCTACTTTGGAAGGTATGAAGATCAAGGAGTCAAATGAGAAGGTCACGTCTAGCAGCACCACGTCCAAATCGCCGGCACTTTCTCCTGTTGACGATGATCTAGATGCCTTGCTTTCAGAGACATCCTTATCTGTCCAGAATGATGGTTCTGCTGCATCAAGTTTATCTTCTCGCCCAACTTTTGACTCCAAAAGCAACATTGACGACTTCAGATATGCCAAGCAGATTGATGTAACATCTATCGATGATTCGGTGGATGATTTGCTTGCCGACACCCCTTTCTGCCTGAGTGATCAGAAACAAGCTACGCCTGCACAGGGGGAACAGAACATCTCGAATGCCAACGCGCCTCCACCTTCTGGTTCCTCGAATGTATCAGCTGACTTTGATTCGTGGTTTGACTCACTGTAG
- the LOC119349542 gene encoding protein N-lysine methyltransferase METTL21A-like, giving the protein MRFTASPVVELPVGGAVLSFEQDNDSFEVGTSVWNSSLVLVKFAERCLGDEALPFADALRFAGARAIELGAGCGPAGMGLSRLGLADLVLTDTAAVFPALRRNLRRNRRHLPRAPRLAQLHWNCPAHLAQLAAPRRYDLVVAADVVYVQESVPHLVAAMDALADADRGVVLLGYQIRSPEAHQAFWDAVPAAFPVIEKVPREHLDPEYAFEESDVFVLRRRPRQ; this is encoded by the coding sequence atgcggttCACGGCGTCTCCGGTGGTGGAGCTGCCGGTGGGCGGCGCGGTGCTGAGCTTCGAGCAGGACAACGACTCCTTCGAGGTGGGCACCTCGGTCTGGAACTCCTCCCTCGTCCTCGTCAAGTTTGCCGAGCGCTGCCTCGGCGACGAGGCGCTGCCCTTCGCCGACGCGCTCCGCTTCGCGGGCGCCCGCGCCATCGAGCTCGGCGCCGGCTGCGGGCCCGCCGGCATGGGGCTctcccgcctcggcctcgccgaccTCGTGCTCACCGACACCGCCGCCGTCTTCCCGGCCCTCCGCCGGAACCTCCGCCGCAACCGCCGCCACCTCCCGCGCGCGCCCCGCCTCGCCCAGCTCCACTGGAACTGCCCCGCGCACCTCGCCcagctcgccgccccgcgccgctacgacctcgtcgtcgccgccgacGTCGTCTACGTGCAGGAGTCCGTGCCCCACCTCGTCGCCGCCATGGACGCGCTCGCCGACGCCGACCGCGGCGTCGTGCTCCTCGGGTACCAGATCCGGTCCCCCGAGGCGCACCAGGCCTTCTGGGACGCCGTGCCCGCCGCCTTCCCGGTGATCGAGAaggtgccgcgggagcacctcgacCCGGAGTACGCCTTCGAAGAATCCGATGTGTTTGTGCTCCGCAGGAGGCCGCGGCAGTGA
- the LOC119312039 gene encoding uncharacterized protein LOC119312039 has protein sequence MEEITGTRDRRPPTETEATTRRTHLNLLCRRRRRRCRPGLAVVPVESENKKRRHEQAQVFIPEGVLMVILSRVPYRSLCRFKCVSGPWLALCSDHGVRKRSPQTLSGFFHFNRGWRFHNYLSREKGPPMVDPGLRFLRGTFGHFEVLQCSTSLLLCRCWKAPHPKLLGWNSFPEGRAVERFRWGPEADQFDYVVCNPATRQWALLPPVPPIELHNQADGDLFRAIAGHYLLGFDPAVPSCFVVFVPVFGIGLPMTWIYSSETRGWTSIRCQLDDHVNNPRCFFLNGTILYFCNSLSIVTVNTKGNVWREMKLPPAMTNIYVGPSFGQSQGCLYAWRMDDCQLSVWALENYDGGQWTLRCTVDCLELFGRDCRKEDEFYRMFAIHPECDMIFLIDRKEKTLSYDMNNKKVHAICASGDFPEGLPYTPCFEEWT, from the exons ATGGAGGAGATCACGGGCACAAGGGACCGGCGACCACCCACGGAGACGGAGGCCACGACGAGGAGGACCCATCTGAATCTTCtctgtcgccgccgtcgtcgtcgctgccggccaggcctcgccgtcgtccccgtAGAGTCTGAG AATAAGAAGAGGAGGCACGAGCAGGCCCAGGTGTTCATCCCGGAGGGCGTCCTCATGGTGATCCTGTCGCGGGTGCCCTACAGGTCGCTATGCCGCTTCAAGTGCGTGTCCGGACCATGGCTCGCCCTCTGCTCGGACCACGGCGTCCGCAAGAGGTCGCCGCAGACGCTCTCCGGCTTCTTCCATTTCAACCGCGGCTGGCGCTTCCACAATTACTTGTCTCGGGAGAAAGGCCCTCCCATGGTCGACCCCGGCCTCCGTTTCTTGCGCGGCACCTTCGGACACTTTGAGGTCCTGCAATGCAGCACCAGCCTTCTCCTCTGCAGATGCTGGAAAGCGCCCCATCCTAAGCTACTCGGTTGGAATTCGTTTCCGGAAGGCAGGGCTGTTGAGCGCTTCAGATGGGGGCCCGAGGCTGATCAGTTCGATTATGTCGTCTGCAATCCTGCTACTCGGCAGTGGGCTTTGCTGCCTCCTGTTCCTCCTATAGAATTGCACAATCAGGCAGATGGTGACCTTTTCCGTGCCATCGCAGGCCATTACCTTTTGGGTTTTGATCCAGCCGTTCCTTCATGCTTTGTGGTGTTTGTGCCCGTATTTGGCATTGGCCTGCCGATGACATGGATCTACTCATCAGAAACCAGAGGATGGACTTCCATCCGGTGCCAGTTGGATGATCATGTTAATAATCCACGGTGCTTCTTTCTGAATGGCACTATCCTTTATTTCTGTAACTCTCTTTCAATAGTCACGGTGAACACGAAGGGAAATGTGTGGCGGGAAATGAAATTgccacctgccatgacaaacataTATGTTGGCCCTTCCTTTGGGCAGTCCCAAGGATGCCTGTATGCTTGGCGGATGGACGATTGCCAGCTCTCTGTTTGGGCTCTTGAGAACTATGATGGTGGACAGTGGACCCTAAGGTGTACTGTCGACTGTTTGGAACTGTTCGGAAGGGATTGTCGCAAAGAAGATGAGTTCTACCGGATGTTTGCAATTCATCCAGAATGTGATATGATTTTCCTTATTGACAGAAAGGAGAAGACATTGTCATACGATATGAATaacaaaaaagtgcatgctatctgCGCTTCTGGAGATTTCCCGGAAGGTCTACCTTACACTCCCTGTTTTGAGGAATGGACATGA
- the LOC119349543 gene encoding monothiol glutaredoxin-S9-like translates to MSSLAPAARHTTDAICTHHGTTHRLIGVEVEMYQAIPYSAGQLPAWPRRSELAEVDGAVGQESRLAGDGGEAVRRAVAESPVLVVGRRGCCLSHVVKRLLQGLGVNPAVHEIADEAELAAAVTCGDAVVALPVVFVGGRLLGGLDRLMAVHISGELVPILKDAGALWL, encoded by the coding sequence ATGTCCAGCCTCGCTCCCGCTGCCCGTCACACCACTGACGCAATCTGCACACACCACGGCACCACGCACCGATTGATCGGCGTCGAGGTCGAGATGTACCAGGCGATCCCGTACAGCGCAGGCCAGCTGCCGGCGTGGCCACGGCGGTCCGAGCTAGCCGAGGTCGACGGCGCGGTCGGTCAGGAGAGCAGGCTCGCGGGGGACGGCGGCGAGGCGGTGAGGCGGGCGGTGGCGGAGAGCCCGGTGCTGGTGGTGGGGAGGCGCGGGTGCTGCCTCAGCCACGTGGTGAAGCGGCTGCTGCAAGGGCTCGGGGTGAACCCCGCCGTGCACGAGATCGCCGACGAGGCCGAGCTCGCCGCGGCGGTGACCTGCGGCGACGCCGTCGTCGCGCTGCCTGTCGTGTTCGTGGGCGGGAGGCTCCTCGGCGGGCTAGATCGGCTCATGGCCGTGCACATCTCCGGCGAGCTCGTGCCCATACTCAAGGACGCCGGCGCGCTCTGGCTCTGA